The segment TGCCGATGCTGTTTTATGCGCTGGGTGGTGCGCCGCGCCGGTCGCTGTTGAAGGAATGCCTGTCCATCGCGACCTTCCTGTCCTTCGGCTTCATGATCGGCCAGTTCTTCCTGGCGCGGACAAACACCATGCTGATGGGGCTGTTCAAACCGATCACCGTGCAGAGGGTGCATAAGTCCATCGCCTATGGGGCCATCACCGTCATCGCGCTGCATCCCTTTCTGATTGTCCTGCCCCGCTATTTCGAAGGCGGGGTGAAGCCGCTGGATGCGTTCTGGACGATGATCACCAGTTTCGACAATCTGGGTATCCTGCTGGGGCTGGCCGCCTGGATCCTGATGATCGTCCTTGG is part of the Paracoccus seriniphilus genome and harbors:
- a CDS encoding ferric reductase-like transmembrane domain-containing protein — translated: MKPAARFLAILAGLAILVGLPMLFYALGGAPRRSLLKECLSIATFLSFGFMIGQFFLARTNTMLMGLFKPITVQRVHKSIAYGAITVIALHPFLIVLPRYFEGGVKPLDAFWTMITSFDNLGILLGLAAWILMIVLGVTAYFRMRMLGRFATRYRGWRYFHGGLAVVFTAVAVWHAIDLGRHIHSAMTAYFLTLIVIGFGLLARLYWSALPRAPLAQTLSDGVQS